From a single Coriobacteriaceae bacterium genomic region:
- a CDS encoding methylated-DNA--[protein]-cysteine S-methyltransferase, producing the protein MGEILLAADGRGLTGLWFEGQEHFGATLLKEDAEHVEGTDAVSGIGGMSSANPAHGAASSVLERSWAWLNAYFAGQEPRYTPPLHMIGTAFQREVWYELLSIPRGEVATYGEIAQRVAARHRVPGNETPVVSPRAVGAAVARNPISIIVPCHRVVAADGSLNGYAGGLDRKEWLLRLEGAYEE; encoded by the coding sequence TTGGGCGAGATTTTGCTTGCCGCTGATGGCCGTGGTTTGACAGGGCTTTGGTTTGAGGGACAGGAGCACTTTGGCGCTACGCTTCTCAAAGAAGATGCAGAGCATGTTGAAGGTACCGATGCGGTTTCCGGTATTGGTGGCATGTCTTCGGCGAATCCGGCCCATGGTGCGGCTTCTTCGGTGCTTGAGCGTTCGTGGGCTTGGCTGAATGCTTATTTTGCAGGGCAGGAGCCTCGGTATACGCCGCCGTTACATATGATCGGCACGGCGTTTCAGCGTGAAGTTTGGTACGAGCTGCTTTCTATTCCGCGTGGCGAGGTTGCTACGTATGGTGAGATCGCCCAGCGTGTTGCGGCTCGACATCGTGTACCGGGAAATGAAACGCCCGTTGTGTCTCCCCGTGCCGTGGGGGCCGCAGTCGCGCGTAATCCCATTTCGATTATCGTGCCGTGCCATCGCGTGGTGGCGGCCGACGGATCGCTCAACGGATATGCCGGCGGGCTTGATCGCAAGGAGTGGCTGCTGCGGCTTGAGGGCGCGTACGAGGAATAA